From Heptranchias perlo isolate sHepPer1 unplaced genomic scaffold, sHepPer1.hap1 HAP1_SCAFFOLD_1080, whole genome shotgun sequence, the proteins below share one genomic window:
- the LOC137307658 gene encoding T-cell surface glycoprotein CD4-like: MAIIRRLSLKMLLVLTSLQHAFQDGAAALTLEDDVYALEGENVVLLCVMDYKGSRPIMKPNGDWTWKGGEGNPSIETLSKYGFGSAPTKGKSNLAQRSRVVTTTHKGNFSLVVHGVRASDSGCFKCHITYNHYVASASRQLHVVRVTFNGLRPALEREAVTLTCHASERIVTWSTPGAGKRSGATVEIKALTVEDHGRWTCRVQIGERTLETSYQLDVL, translated from the exons ATGGCCATTATCAGAAGACTATCTCTGAAGATGCTCCTTGTTCTAACGTCCCTGCAACATG CTTTCCAAGATGGCGCCGCGGCCCTGACCCTCGAGGACGACGTGTACGCCCTCGAGGGGGAGAATGTCGTCCTCCTTTGCGTGATGGACTACAAGGGGTCACGTCCCATCATGAAACCCAACGGTGACTGGACgtggaaggggggagaggggaacccATCGATCGAGACCCTCTCGAAGTACGGCTTCGGGTCTGCGCCCACCAAAGGGAAGAGCAACCTGGCCCAGAGGAGCCGAGTTGTCACCACCACCCACAAGGGCAACTTCTCCCTCGTCGTCCACGGTGTGAGAGCCAGCGACTCTGGATGTTTCAAGTGTCACATCACCTACAATCATTACGTAGCATCGGCCAGCAGACAGCTCCACGTTGTCCGAG TCACCTTCAACGGGTTGAGGCCAGCCCTCGAGAGGGAGGCTGTCACCTTGACGTGCCACGCCAGCGAAAGAATCGTGACCTGGAGCACGCCGGGCGCCGGCAAGAGGTCGGGGGCGACGGTGGAGATCAAGGCTCTAACGGTCGAGGACCACGGACGCTGGACGTGCAGGGTGCAGATCGGGGAGAGGACTCTGGAGACCAGCTACCAGCTGGACGTTTTAG